A stretch of Aureispira sp. CCB-E DNA encodes these proteins:
- a CDS encoding DUF2339 domain-containing protein — protein sequence MKIVCPTCSTINDTTNENCTSCTKELTLNLTSTFQLENGLTLSIVALLEKVQQLEKRLVYVEENYSASAKQVAEKKILDEKSNNIFEVPKVLPNDLDALKGLLKEVVSAQKIAQEKSDSARLADLNFVAKKIEKRIQRLEQSPESNLEPQTKTTPIVEPKPTQMPFLQSYPNTIDGVQKALNQIAIQKELANLNRDLKKLEALLAAEKDFEQRLKNLQLQETYGRKEQEEKKTPQVESPREEELVVNKNLIFEVEQELASIWSAKQRAQITQDSIRFKYLAEKEVHLKKELTMLKRGIITARLDIETVEETKEKEVATSSFSITSTAKTVQQQSPIAVKTVAPKKEGPTAMEQFFAPLISGIAFIEEKYDEYKTEGKLSLFFLTVAGIVTLLFGFGFLAQYSAVTYFGDYLTQIKVGFGLICSCAAIGIGGRLIKKDKKFVEFGQALMGLGLSLNYLFIYFLSADPPLISSTIGFLLIFLNTSVSIVLSLRYESKIIALLALSGGALAPSYLQSTGENTHIYFAYLWLLCAASAYSAKRLGWETLNFISFLLVTLILGSSTYFNYADAKGLSDIMYLLLFHAFAYMYAYISLFDGFAPKKEQSAIDLIILIGAQAAMMMSLYFVYGQQQEAYATLSIAYLLNMLPFVLITVVFYEKWTEQQKSILVGVSSAFVAAAIPAYFGVQYRGLLWALQGIVLLGGGLILKLTSVRRLAYFTLLGGLANMFFNLDWYSMPQREVGILFTSGYINLWSIGIVLIVVSVLLKKQEAVLENDEQKVPLVLNEVLSVWGLFVFYITSYFYFENYAYNLALIPMFALLIWNNYRKLYLAEVLGILQVLVLAFTALHSMDAVGSRHFSDQLLYGQLAMVEILFVLWFLQLFYEKVLTEAATYKHALAKRAREVFYLILPIALIDSIHHGLPSYILYGFWVATGLAFVLAEFTKSKLVLVEFLGLVAVSMFLSFGAFEIGPLLLGNVLLLGIGFYKKAWKEAAFEKLDYLGLYLVLPYFFAVSTGLIYYIAFNDTGDDAFSAMQLTALVLLTMVNLGHQLAPIKRTLSVAYRLAWGISFIASIVLFLYTSNGESFSSKFLIGFVLLGGVLAWSHRMIYKAEIPYNGDQQSAVWRMEAVVLHLLNVLSYTTFLCFITGNPASLALTIVLFVHGIALVFNGLQSNFAHLNKVYIPLFGIAMLKLFFVDMKDADTIMKIIVFIIVGIICLLAAYFLIQYNNKNKPVETINTKNFKKTEEDDSTDTDKIG from the coding sequence ATGAAAATTGTTTGCCCTACTTGTAGTACTATAAATGATACTACCAATGAAAATTGCACCTCGTGTACTAAAGAACTAACTTTAAATCTGACTAGCACATTCCAGTTAGAAAATGGTCTGACCTTATCAATTGTTGCTTTATTGGAGAAAGTACAACAACTTGAAAAACGTTTGGTATATGTTGAAGAAAACTATAGTGCAAGCGCTAAACAAGTTGCAGAAAAGAAAATATTAGATGAAAAGTCCAATAATATTTTTGAGGTTCCTAAAGTGTTACCGAATGATTTAGATGCTTTAAAAGGATTGCTAAAAGAAGTAGTTAGCGCCCAAAAAATTGCTCAGGAAAAATCGGATAGCGCACGTTTGGCAGATTTGAACTTTGTAGCAAAAAAGATCGAAAAACGAATACAACGTTTGGAGCAATCTCCAGAAAGCAATCTAGAACCTCAAACCAAAACAACCCCTATCGTAGAGCCTAAGCCTACTCAAATGCCTTTCTTACAGTCTTACCCCAACACAATAGATGGTGTGCAAAAGGCATTGAATCAAATAGCTATTCAGAAAGAACTAGCTAATCTCAATCGCGACTTAAAAAAACTGGAAGCTTTGCTGGCAGCCGAAAAAGATTTTGAGCAACGGCTTAAAAATTTACAGTTGCAAGAGACTTATGGCAGAAAAGAGCAGGAAGAAAAAAAGACTCCCCAAGTAGAGTCGCCAAGGGAAGAGGAGCTTGTTGTGAATAAAAACTTGATTTTTGAGGTCGAACAAGAGCTGGCCTCAATTTGGAGCGCTAAGCAGCGAGCACAAATTACCCAAGATAGCATCCGATTTAAGTATTTGGCTGAAAAAGAGGTGCACTTGAAGAAAGAATTAACCATGCTAAAACGGGGGATAATAACAGCTCGTTTGGATATTGAGACTGTTGAAGAAACAAAAGAAAAAGAAGTCGCAACCAGTAGTTTTTCTATTACCTCTACTGCTAAGACTGTTCAACAACAATCGCCTATTGCTGTGAAAACGGTTGCCCCAAAAAAGGAAGGTCCAACTGCTATGGAACAGTTCTTTGCGCCACTCATTAGTGGAATTGCATTCATTGAGGAAAAATACGACGAATACAAAACGGAAGGCAAACTTTCTCTGTTTTTTTTGACAGTGGCGGGAATTGTAACTTTATTGTTTGGTTTTGGCTTTTTGGCTCAATATTCTGCGGTGACTTATTTTGGGGATTATCTAACCCAAATTAAAGTTGGCTTTGGTTTAATTTGTTCTTGCGCGGCAATTGGGATTGGAGGGCGATTAATAAAGAAAGACAAAAAATTTGTAGAGTTTGGACAAGCCCTGATGGGGTTAGGTTTGTCTCTAAATTATTTATTTATCTACTTTCTATCAGCCGATCCTCCTTTAATTAGTTCAACCATTGGCTTTTTGCTCATCTTTTTAAACACATCCGTTTCTATCGTATTGTCGTTGCGATATGAATCCAAAATTATAGCCTTACTAGCCTTGTCAGGAGGAGCACTGGCACCAAGTTATTTACAATCAACAGGAGAAAATACACACATTTATTTTGCGTATTTGTGGTTGCTTTGTGCCGCTTCTGCCTATTCCGCCAAACGATTGGGATGGGAAACGCTTAATTTTATATCTTTTTTATTGGTAACCTTAATTTTAGGAAGCTCTACTTATTTTAATTATGCAGATGCCAAGGGCTTGTCAGATATCATGTACTTGTTGCTATTTCATGCTTTTGCATATATGTATGCCTATATTAGTTTGTTCGATGGCTTCGCCCCCAAAAAAGAACAAAGTGCTATTGATCTTATCATATTGATTGGAGCACAAGCAGCCATGATGATGAGTTTGTATTTTGTTTATGGACAGCAACAAGAAGCATATGCTACTTTAAGTATAGCTTATTTGCTCAATATGTTGCCATTTGTATTGATAACAGTTGTCTTTTATGAAAAATGGACCGAGCAACAAAAATCTATTCTAGTTGGTGTTTCCAGTGCTTTTGTAGCAGCTGCAATTCCTGCTTACTTTGGAGTGCAATACAGAGGTTTACTGTGGGCACTACAAGGGATTGTACTTCTGGGAGGAGGGTTGATACTTAAACTGACCAGTGTTCGCCGTTTGGCTTATTTTACCTTGTTAGGCGGTCTAGCGAATATGTTTTTCAACTTAGATTGGTATTCAATGCCGCAACGAGAAGTTGGAATATTATTTACATCAGGATACATCAACCTATGGAGTATTGGCATTGTCTTAATTGTTGTTTCTGTTTTGCTCAAAAAACAAGAAGCGGTACTAGAAAATGACGAACAAAAGGTACCCTTAGTACTCAATGAGGTTTTATCAGTGTGGGGGCTATTTGTATTTTATATTACAAGTTATTTTTACTTTGAAAACTATGCTTATAATCTAGCACTAATTCCAATGTTTGCATTGTTGATTTGGAATAATTATCGCAAACTCTACTTGGCAGAAGTGTTAGGAATATTGCAAGTCCTTGTATTAGCGTTTACTGCTTTACACTCTATGGATGCCGTAGGATCTCGTCATTTTTCAGATCAGCTTTTGTATGGTCAGTTGGCAATGGTAGAAATTCTATTTGTACTATGGTTTTTGCAATTATTTTATGAAAAAGTGCTTACAGAAGCTGCTACTTACAAACATGCCTTGGCAAAAAGAGCAAGAGAAGTTTTTTATTTAATCCTGCCGATTGCTTTAATAGATAGCATTCATCATGGATTGCCTAGCTATATTTTATATGGCTTTTGGGTAGCAACTGGGCTTGCTTTTGTATTGGCAGAATTTACAAAGAGCAAACTGGTTTTAGTAGAATTTTTGGGCTTGGTAGCCGTTTCCATGTTTTTATCCTTTGGGGCATTTGAAATTGGTCCTTTGTTGTTAGGAAATGTATTGTTATTAGGAATTGGGTTCTATAAAAAAGCATGGAAAGAAGCGGCTTTTGAAAAGCTAGATTATTTAGGGCTCTATTTAGTTTTGCCTTACTTTTTTGCTGTATCAACAGGATTGATTTACTATATAGCTTTTAATGATACTGGTGATGATGCTTTTTCAGCGATGCAATTGACGGCATTGGTTCTATTGACAATGGTGAATTTAGGGCACCAACTAGCACCAATTAAAAGAACGCTATCTGTTGCTTATCGATTGGCATGGGGCATTTCTTTTATAGCATCTATCGTATTGTTTTTATATACAAGTAATGGAGAAAGTTTTTCATCTAAATTTTTGATTGGGTTTGTATTATTAGGAGGTGTTTTAGCATGGTCACATAGAATGATTTACAAAGCAGAGATTCCTTACAATGGCGATCAGCAAAGTGCAGTTTGGAGAATGGAAGCCGTTGTGTTGCATTTGTTAAATGTACTTTCTTATACTACTTTTTTGTGTTTTATAACAGGAAACCCAGCAAGCCTTGCTTTAACAATCGTTTTATTTGTACACGGAATTGCTTTGGTGTTTAATGGTTTACAATCCAATTTTGCGCACCTAAATAAAGTTTATATTCCTTTGTTTGGAATTGCAATGCTGAAGCTGTTTTTTGTTGATATGAAAGACGCGGATACCATTATGAAGATTATTGTCTTTATCATTGTTGGAATAATTTGTTTATTAGCAGCTTATTTCTTAATTCAATACAACAATAAAAACAAACCTGTTGAAACAATAAATACAAAAAATTTTAAGAAAACAGAAGAGGATGATTCAACTGATACGGACAAAATCGGATAA
- a CDS encoding glutathione peroxidase, translating into MKVLFAALFVSLLFSSSAPKPNDIYDIKVKDIIGNNVSMDRYKGKVLLIVNVASKCSNTYQYEDLQALYEEYQDDDFVVLGFPANNFMNQEPGSNEEINRFCTSKYGVTFPMFSKISVKGKNMHPLYKYLTNKKENGRIDAPIKWNFQKFLIGKDGKVIKSFKPTDRVNDKLIKRAIRKQVKGE; encoded by the coding sequence ATGAAAGTTTTATTTGCAGCCTTATTCGTTAGCTTATTATTTAGTAGTAGTGCGCCGAAGCCAAACGACATTTATGATATCAAAGTAAAGGATATTATTGGAAATAATGTATCAATGGACCGATACAAAGGTAAAGTTCTACTGATCGTTAATGTTGCCTCCAAATGCAGCAACACTTACCAATATGAAGACTTACAAGCATTATATGAAGAATACCAAGATGATGACTTTGTTGTTTTAGGTTTTCCTGCTAATAATTTTATGAATCAAGAACCTGGCAGCAACGAGGAAATCAATCGTTTTTGTACAAGCAAATATGGGGTAACATTTCCGATGTTTTCGAAAATTTCGGTCAAAGGCAAGAACATGCACCCACTTTATAAATACTTAACTAATAAGAAAGAAAATGGTCGTATAGATGCACCTATTAAATGGAATTTTCAAAAATTCTTGATTGGTAAAGATGGTAAAGTAATCAAATCGTTCAAACCAACCGATCGAGTCAATGATAAACTCATCAAACGTGCTATTCGCAAGCAAGTAAAAGGCGAATAA
- a CDS encoding porin family protein has protein sequence MTDFYKKNDNLLRDKLTQHEFAQTPNAWENMSALLDQHPVVPKRAVGYWWSVPFVTAAALAGVIGLGMYFTPTSAPITNSSAPVAEQTNVKESFVAIAPNVSNANPSVNRSINTTEKTTSEQVQVAEEKAPKTLDQPTKKVVVKSAVVASTSPATSTKKTTTAPTVANVSTPNTTSQQEKKNETPLATDLLETNQTTVATNKKRKVKTTRTEVIYQYSTTPLRALQEKRKMMEKQNTIGNFGIGDELNTKKSPLKAAVFGGASAKLYGATKDFSVMPFAGVSASYRIAKHHGIQTGVQYKSMGNLTQNSSKKVTDPTTYMPYAKPEPSIQRIDLLEVPLVYQFHPHPKYNLQAGVKGAWLMNVETGNPDLNNLSNAEMGISEFDFSLLLGMEYCFNEHWSMGIQYSLGLINLTQKASSMHNEEVSATIDAGNDPQYNINALTNDGELIVPVHSEATGASHQALKVPNQLRNNDVQVLLKYTF, from the coding sequence ATGACCGATTTTTACAAAAAAAATGACAACTTACTACGTGACAAACTCACACAACATGAGTTTGCACAAACCCCCAACGCCTGGGAAAATATGTCGGCACTACTTGACCAACATCCTGTAGTTCCTAAACGGGCAGTAGGTTATTGGTGGTCGGTACCTTTTGTTACTGCTGCTGCACTAGCAGGTGTTATTGGATTAGGAATGTATTTTACCCCTACTTCCGCTCCTATCACCAACTCAAGTGCACCTGTCGCTGAACAGACGAATGTCAAAGAATCCTTTGTCGCAATTGCTCCAAATGTTTCTAATGCTAATCCGTCAGTAAATAGAAGTATAAATACGACTGAAAAAACAACATCCGAACAAGTTCAGGTGGCCGAAGAAAAAGCACCTAAAACGCTTGATCAACCAACTAAAAAGGTTGTCGTTAAATCGGCTGTAGTAGCTTCAACAAGCCCTGCAACAAGTACTAAAAAAACGACAACAGCACCAACTGTTGCCAATGTTTCTACTCCTAATACAACTTCACAACAAGAGAAGAAAAATGAAACGCCTCTTGCAACTGATCTTTTAGAGACTAATCAAACAACAGTAGCAACAAATAAGAAACGAAAAGTAAAAACAACTCGTACAGAGGTTATTTACCAATATTCAACCACTCCATTACGCGCCCTTCAAGAAAAGCGTAAGATGATGGAAAAGCAAAATACGATTGGTAATTTTGGTATTGGAGATGAATTAAACACTAAAAAATCGCCTTTAAAAGCAGCTGTATTTGGTGGTGCTAGTGCCAAACTATATGGTGCTACAAAAGATTTTTCTGTCATGCCTTTTGCTGGAGTTAGCGCTTCTTATCGCATTGCCAAACACCACGGAATACAAACAGGTGTTCAATACAAAAGCATGGGGAATTTAACTCAAAATTCTAGCAAAAAAGTAACCGATCCAACAACATATATGCCCTACGCAAAACCAGAACCATCTATTCAAAGAATTGATCTTTTAGAAGTACCTTTGGTTTATCAATTTCATCCACACCCTAAGTACAATCTACAAGCAGGTGTCAAAGGAGCATGGCTGATGAATGTTGAAACAGGTAATCCTGACCTAAACAATTTGTCGAATGCAGAAATGGGAATTAGTGAATTTGACTTTAGTCTTTTGTTGGGTATGGAATATTGTTTTAATGAGCACTGGTCTATGGGCATACAATACAGCCTTGGCTTAATCAACTTAACTCAAAAAGCATCAAGCATGCATAATGAAGAAGTTAGCGCAACAATAGATGCAGGGAACGATCCTCAATACAATATCAATGCATTGACAAATGATGGAGAATTGATCGTACCAGTTCATTCTGAAGCGACAGGTGCGAGTCATCAAGCATTGAAAGTTCCCAATCAATTGCGCAACAATGATGTCCAAGTACTACTAAAATATACGTTTTAA
- a CDS encoding glutathione peroxidase, which yields MKFLLISLLTSIFCWTTTPTSVHDFTMNDIDDQPVELSKYKGKVLLIVNTASKCGLTPQYEGLQATYEKYREQDLVVLGFPANNFMGQEPGKNSQIKQFCTNKFNVTFPMFSKISVKGKNIHPLYQYLTSKEQNGKFDAPVTWNFQKFLVDREGKVIKSFAPNEKVTDAKVIKAIEKVLKQK from the coding sequence ATGAAATTTTTATTAATTAGCCTCTTAACAAGTATATTTTGTTGGACAACAACCCCTACTTCTGTACATGACTTTACGATGAATGACATTGATGATCAGCCTGTAGAGTTATCTAAATACAAAGGCAAAGTCTTACTCATTGTCAACACAGCAAGCAAATGTGGTTTGACACCGCAATACGAAGGACTCCAAGCTACTTATGAAAAATATAGAGAGCAAGACCTCGTCGTTCTTGGGTTTCCTGCCAATAACTTTATGGGGCAAGAGCCTGGCAAAAACAGTCAAATAAAACAGTTTTGTACCAATAAATTTAATGTGACATTTCCAATGTTCTCAAAGATTTCGGTCAAAGGAAAAAATATACACCCATTATATCAGTATTTGACCTCCAAAGAACAAAATGGCAAATTTGATGCGCCTGTTACATGGAACTTTCAAAAATTCTTAGTTGATAGAGAAGGGAAAGTGATTAAATCATTCGCCCCTAACGAAAAAGTAACCGATGCCAAAGTAATTAAAGCCATTGAAAAAGTATTAAAGCAAAAATAG
- a CDS encoding amidase, translated as MNKEILSWSTQQLAFNIRQQQVSILDVVTCYLNQIEQLNPNINAICHLRSRASILKEAQKKDAQLKNGTAKGLLFGIPIAIKESFLTKGFRVSNGDPLLRNYVATEDAELVKRIKDAGAIILGMTNVPLFCIDWQSTNFWNGTTNNPHDLTRVAGGSSGGSSAAVAAHFCPISIGSDAGGSIRVPAHFCGICGLRPTEGLLSNKGHLKNPNKPQGRRHIVVPGPFARQVEDLKLFMQVLSNHKEYPLPDIPPVDLHQSAWQGQTLNIAISESINDIPIDEEYLSIFRLFVQQLQNTQHHIHYDQPIYNEQSAYLNCSKIIGFEMGMNSPQIPFMSVCMYLFILLKYRDHLWAKGMRQGLKLSNLEYAKAMDQKDTFSSIYHNFLTKYDIWITPVCAIEAYQHQRAGIPFSVNGQKVPYTKAIASYTFTTAYSGHPILVIPIGKKKNGLPVGIQIHAKKWSDQRLLDIGQHLEKLIE; from the coding sequence ATGAACAAAGAAATTTTATCTTGGTCGACTCAACAACTTGCATTCAATATTAGACAACAACAAGTCTCTATTCTTGATGTTGTTACGTGTTATTTGAATCAAATCGAGCAGCTCAACCCAAACATCAATGCCATTTGCCACTTACGAAGTAGGGCAAGTATCCTAAAAGAAGCACAAAAAAAGGATGCACAACTCAAAAATGGCACAGCCAAAGGGTTGCTTTTTGGCATCCCAATTGCCATTAAAGAAAGCTTTCTAACCAAAGGTTTTCGGGTAAGTAATGGCGACCCTTTATTACGAAACTACGTTGCCACAGAAGATGCCGAGTTAGTAAAACGTATCAAAGATGCGGGTGCTATTATTCTAGGAATGACCAATGTCCCTCTATTTTGTATCGATTGGCAAAGCACCAATTTTTGGAATGGAACAACCAATAACCCTCATGATTTAACTAGAGTAGCAGGAGGAAGCTCTGGGGGTTCTTCGGCGGCTGTTGCTGCTCATTTTTGCCCTATCTCTATTGGCTCAGATGCGGGAGGTTCTATTCGTGTTCCTGCTCATTTTTGCGGCATTTGTGGATTGCGACCAACGGAGGGATTGCTCTCAAATAAAGGGCATCTTAAAAACCCCAATAAACCACAAGGTAGAAGACATATTGTTGTCCCTGGTCCTTTTGCGCGACAAGTAGAAGATTTAAAATTGTTTATGCAAGTACTCAGCAATCACAAAGAATATCCCTTGCCTGACATTCCACCAGTAGATCTCCATCAAAGTGCTTGGCAAGGGCAAACATTAAATATTGCCATTTCAGAGTCTATTAATGACATACCTATAGATGAGGAATATTTGAGTATTTTTAGACTATTTGTACAGCAGCTACAAAACACCCAACATCACATCCACTACGATCAGCCTATTTATAATGAACAATCAGCCTACCTAAACTGTAGCAAAATTATTGGTTTTGAAATGGGTATGAACAGCCCTCAAATTCCTTTTATGAGTGTATGTATGTATTTATTTATTCTGCTAAAATATCGAGACCACCTTTGGGCAAAAGGAATGCGTCAAGGCTTGAAGTTGTCTAACTTAGAGTATGCCAAAGCCATGGACCAAAAAGACACTTTTTCTAGCATTTACCATAATTTTTTAACAAAGTATGATATATGGATTACACCTGTTTGTGCCATAGAAGCATACCAACACCAACGGGCTGGCATTCCCTTCTCTGTCAATGGACAAAAAGTACCGTACACAAAGGCGATTGCTTCTTATACCTTTACAACTGCTTATTCAGGGCATCCTATTTTAGTTATCCCCATTGGAAAAAAGAAAAATGGCTTGCCTGTTGGCATTCAAATTCATGCAAAAAAGTGGTCTGATCAACGCTTGTTAGACATCGGTCAACATTTGGAAAAGTTAATTGAATAG
- a CDS encoding RNA polymerase sigma factor: MRYSAKNTDKELVAGCRKGERLAQKVLYERYFGKMLGIAMRYTKQQEEAVEILNAAFLKVFTALDKYQDNNNLAGWIAKIVFNCSIDHVRRHTKYRQVMNFEVERDAPVLNDSINNLHAEDLFKLIQKLPTASRTVFCLYVVDGYKHKEVAEMLDITVGTSKWHLANARKELQRLIRQQDQEELLVRGC, translated from the coding sequence ATGAGATATTCTGCAAAAAATACTGATAAAGAATTAGTTGCTGGCTGCCGCAAAGGCGAGCGTCTAGCCCAAAAAGTCTTGTATGAAAGATATTTTGGTAAGATGCTCGGTATAGCTATGAGGTATACCAAACAGCAAGAAGAGGCCGTTGAAATTCTAAATGCAGCATTTCTAAAGGTTTTTACTGCTTTAGACAAATACCAAGACAACAACAACTTGGCTGGTTGGATTGCCAAAATTGTCTTCAACTGTTCTATTGATCATGTTCGCAGGCACACCAAGTACCGTCAAGTAATGAATTTTGAAGTAGAGCGTGATGCGCCTGTTCTCAATGATAGTATTAATAACCTCCACGCTGAAGATTTATTTAAACTCATTCAAAAATTACCCACTGCTTCTCGAACAGTTTTTTGTTTGTATGTTGTTGATGGCTACAAACATAAAGAAGTTGCTGAAATGCTAGATATAACGGTAGGGACGTCAAAATGGCATTTAGCAAACGCTCGAAAAGAATTGCAACGCTTGATTCGCCAACAAGACCAAGAAGAACTTTTGGTAAGAGGCTGTTAA
- a CDS encoding glutathione peroxidase, which translates to MKLLMLIPLALSILLMSNSPKSESVYDFEVHDIIGNEVSMSRYKGKVLLIVNVASKCGFTNQYKDLQALYEEYQDDDFVVLGFPANNFMNQEPGTNEEINRFCTSKFGVTFPMFSKISVKGKEMHPLYEYLTNKKKNGRAQDPVRWNFQKFLVGRNGKVIRSFRPAERVNDKLIKKAIRKHVKGI; encoded by the coding sequence ATGAAATTATTAATGCTGATTCCCCTAGCCCTAAGCATTTTATTAATGAGCAATAGTCCTAAATCCGAATCCGTCTATGACTTTGAAGTACACGATATTATTGGAAATGAAGTTTCTATGTCTAGGTACAAAGGCAAGGTACTACTAATTGTCAATGTAGCTTCTAAATGTGGTTTTACCAATCAATATAAAGATTTGCAAGCTCTGTACGAAGAATATCAAGACGATGACTTTGTTGTTTTGGGGTTTCCTGCCAACAATTTTATGAATCAAGAACCAGGCACTAACGAAGAGATCAACCGCTTTTGTACGAGCAAATTTGGAGTTACTTTTCCGATGTTCTCTAAAATTTCGGTCAAAGGAAAAGAAATGCATCCATTGTATGAATACTTGACCAACAAAAAGAAGAATGGACGTGCTCAAGATCCCGTTCGTTGGAATTTTCAAAAATTCTTAGTAGGTCGTAATGGAAAAGTAATCCGTTCTTTTCGACCAGCAGAACGTGTAAACGACAAGTTGATAAAAAAGGCTATTAGAAAACATGTCAAGGGAATCTAA
- a CDS encoding GNAT family N-acetyltransferase → MIQLIRTKSDNQDFIDLVYLLDEYLAEKDGKEHSFYAQFNTIDALRQVVVAYLDKEPVACGALKEIDKDRMEIKRMFTKKAQRGKGIASQVLEELEKWAQELNYPTCVLETGKRQLEAVQFYLKNEYQVTPNYGQYMGIKNSICFQKNLTSKPFNTNSFSEK, encoded by the coding sequence ATGATTCAACTGATACGGACAAAATCGGATAACCAAGATTTTATAGATTTGGTGTATTTATTGGATGAATATTTAGCCGAAAAAGATGGGAAGGAACATTCATTTTATGCACAGTTTAATACAATAGATGCACTACGACAAGTAGTCGTTGCTTATCTTGACAAAGAGCCGGTAGCTTGCGGTGCTTTGAAAGAGATTGATAAAGATCGAATGGAGATTAAACGAATGTTTACCAAAAAGGCACAGAGAGGAAAAGGAATTGCTAGCCAAGTGCTTGAAGAGTTGGAAAAATGGGCGCAAGAGCTCAATTACCCCACTTGTGTATTGGAAACAGGGAAACGACAACTAGAGGCGGTTCAGTTTTATTTAAAAAATGAATATCAAGTTACACCTAATTACGGGCAGTATATGGGGATAAAGAATAGTATTTGCTTTCAGAAAAATTTGACATCAAAGCCCTTTAATACCAATAGCTTTAGTGAAAAATAA
- a CDS encoding alpha/beta fold hydrolase gives MSIANQIKKETWFDSKAYPFKSHYLTVNGRAMHYVDEGQGPVLLMVHGTPVWSFLYRKMIQHFSKTHRCIVPDHLGFGLSEKSEAIDGSAPQLAQNLVEFIQQLKLKNITLVVHDFGGPIGLSYAIKHPENVQNIVLMNTWFWKTKDQEAAQKVDKILHSRLGKFLYLRLNFSPKFLIPKSFFDKTKLSKATHRHYTHLFRNKAERWGLLKIGYSLVGASDWYEAQWQQIDRIKDKPFLVLWGTKDAFISTQYLDIWKKTLTNATVKTYACGHFLQEEKPQELIQEMEHFLE, from the coding sequence ATGTCTATTGCCAATCAAATAAAAAAAGAAACCTGGTTTGATTCTAAAGCCTATCCTTTTAAAAGTCATTACCTAACTGTTAATGGACGAGCGATGCACTATGTTGACGAAGGACAAGGCCCCGTTCTTTTGATGGTACATGGTACACCCGTTTGGTCTTTTTTGTACCGCAAAATGATTCAACATTTTTCTAAAACACATCGCTGTATTGTTCCCGATCATTTAGGCTTTGGCTTGTCCGAAAAATCAGAAGCTATTGATGGCAGTGCTCCTCAATTAGCGCAAAATTTAGTTGAATTTATCCAGCAATTGAAACTAAAAAACATTACGTTGGTAGTGCATGATTTTGGTGGTCCAATTGGGTTGTCTTATGCAATAAAGCACCCCGAAAATGTTCAAAATATAGTCTTGATGAATACTTGGTTTTGGAAAACCAAAGATCAAGAAGCGGCTCAAAAAGTAGACAAAATACTACATAGTAGGCTTGGAAAGTTTTTGTATTTGAGACTCAATTTTTCGCCCAAGTTTTTAATTCCAAAATCCTTTTTTGATAAAACCAAACTATCCAAAGCAACACACCGACATTACACGCATTTATTTCGCAATAAAGCTGAACGTTGGGGCTTGCTAAAAATTGGCTATTCTCTTGTCGGAGCTTCGGATTGGTATGAAGCTCAATGGCAACAAATTGACCGCATCAAAGACAAACCATTCTTAGTGCTTTGGGGAACAAAAGATGCGTTCATTAGCACTCAATATTTAGATATTTGGAAAAAAACGCTCACCAATGCAACGGTAAAAACCTATGCCTGTGGTCATTTTTTGCAGGAAGAAAAGCCTCAAGAACTCATACAAGAGATGGAGCATTTTTTGGAGTAA
- a CDS encoding Crp/Fnr family transcriptional regulator produces MIPKQFQSIDPFVLNHLINDFRSITTIKSFPKHFLLHEEGTICNELFFIEKGIARSYYHKDGKDITAHFALENEAITAIDSFIQRKKSRYNIEILEEAVIYSMTHQAIDQLLALNPQYEKFIRLFLEHIYIDLAERIEDLLFYNAKERYDNLMQKNPSLDQRVNLGHIASYIGVTQETLSRIRASK; encoded by the coding sequence ATGATACCAAAACAATTTCAAAGTATAGATCCGTTTGTTTTAAATCACTTGATTAACGATTTTAGGAGCATTACTACTATAAAGTCCTTCCCAAAACATTTCTTACTACATGAAGAAGGAACTATTTGTAATGAATTGTTTTTTATCGAAAAAGGAATTGCTCGTTCTTATTACCACAAAGATGGAAAAGACATTACAGCACATTTTGCGCTCGAAAACGAAGCAATTACAGCTATAGACAGCTTTATTCAACGCAAAAAAAGCCGTTATAATATTGAAATTTTAGAAGAAGCTGTCATCTATTCTATGACCCACCAAGCTATTGATCAATTGTTAGCTCTAAACCCTCAATATGAAAAATTTATTCGATTGTTTTTAGAACATATTTACATCGATCTTGCCGAACGAATAGAGGACTTATTGTTCTATAATGCCAAAGAACGTTACGATAATCTAATGCAAAAAAATCCTAGTCTTGATCAACGAGTTAACCTTGGGCACATTGCTTCTTATATTGGTGTCACGCAAGAAACACTCAGCAGAATACGGGCTTCTAAATAA